One region of Oxalobacteraceae bacterium OTU3CAMAD1 genomic DNA includes:
- a CDS encoding glycoside hydrolase family 31 protein: protein MLRYGIAADDNPARSPGKAGGSNAVAGWKQTGAGIEGTIGQTLLRIDFVTDQIVRVTATRNPGWSKATSLMRVDTAAKPGPIKTHEDAGTLTLQSARLSVKLDQATGAISFRRPDGTLLLEESSGNPRAFEPVEVTKSVPDPATVKTVKTVDGERQVVGTYVRKKDRDAWKVTARFRFGDHEALYGLGFDETDDLNLRGKSKRLYQHNLRIVVPFLVSTRGYGLLFDTYSLLTFADGKDGASVGSDVADELDYYFVLGPSMDGAIAGYRQLTGAAAMLPKWAFGYMQSKERYVTQQELIATAKQFRDRKIPMDVMVQDWNYWLDGRWGSLVPDAARYPDIGAMTKAVHDMNAKVMISIWPNPSPLDPPGQALKERGYTLAGTEYVDFFQRKAGDLYFDNVWKYLGRHGIDAWWCDSTEPTTADWGGAKRNKDADDANIRVLADTVGAQFMNAYALVDSQSFFRNWRKTVPNQRLVNLTRSGYAGSQAVGAVVWTGDISAKWPVLAQQMAALQNGSASGTPYVTFDIGGFFVDRKEQWFWDGDYKGGVADLGYRELYTRWLQLGVFLPMFRSHGTDTPREPWQFGEPGTPFYDAILRFIELRYRLLPHIYSQAGLVHLRDASFIRPVAFAFPDDRRTHDLKSQMLFGEGMMVSPVLEPMYYGVGSAPLAGRDKTREVYLPKGTWIDFWTGRRLTGGKSVVVDAPIERMPLHVRAGSVIPLGPAMQYSSEDTDPVIELRVYPGADGEYTYYEDAGDGWGYERGEYALTAMRWDDAARRLTLLRRQGRYPGMKETRRFKVVVVGRADGRGAAPAGKAAKLVVYEGRTVVVDALTR, encoded by the coding sequence TTGCTCCGCTATGGCATCGCCGCCGACGACAACCCCGCCCGGTCCCCCGGCAAAGCGGGCGGTTCGAATGCGGTAGCCGGATGGAAGCAAACCGGGGCGGGGATCGAAGGTACGATCGGACAAACGCTATTGCGCATCGACTTCGTCACAGACCAGATCGTGCGCGTGACCGCAACCCGCAATCCCGGCTGGTCGAAGGCAACGAGCCTGATGCGCGTCGACACCGCCGCCAAACCGGGTCCGATCAAGACGCACGAAGACGCTGGCACACTCACCCTGCAATCGGCCCGCCTGTCGGTGAAACTCGATCAGGCCACCGGTGCCATTTCTTTCCGGCGGCCGGATGGCACGTTGCTGCTGGAGGAGTCCAGCGGGAACCCGAGGGCGTTCGAACCAGTGGAGGTGACCAAGTCCGTGCCCGACCCCGCCACGGTGAAGACCGTCAAAACGGTCGACGGCGAGCGCCAGGTGGTGGGCACCTATGTGCGCAAAAAGGACCGCGATGCCTGGAAAGTGACCGCGCGGTTCAGATTCGGCGACCACGAAGCGCTCTACGGGCTCGGTTTCGATGAAACCGACGACCTGAACCTGCGTGGCAAGAGCAAGCGCCTGTACCAGCACAACCTGCGCATCGTCGTGCCCTTCCTCGTTTCCACGCGGGGCTACGGCCTGCTGTTCGATACCTATAGCCTGCTCACCTTCGCCGATGGCAAGGATGGGGCATCGGTGGGCAGCGACGTCGCGGACGAGCTGGATTACTACTTCGTACTTGGCCCCTCCATGGACGGCGCGATCGCAGGGTATCGTCAACTGACGGGCGCCGCCGCCATGCTGCCCAAATGGGCCTTCGGCTACATGCAATCGAAGGAGCGCTATGTTACCCAGCAGGAATTGATCGCTACGGCCAAGCAGTTCCGCGACCGCAAGATCCCGATGGACGTCATGGTCCAGGACTGGAACTACTGGCTCGATGGCCGCTGGGGCAGCTTGGTGCCGGATGCGGCGCGCTATCCGGATATCGGGGCGATGACGAAGGCCGTCCACGACATGAACGCGAAGGTGATGATCTCGATCTGGCCGAATCCGAGCCCGCTCGACCCGCCCGGCCAGGCATTGAAGGAGCGCGGTTACACCCTCGCCGGCACCGAATACGTCGATTTCTTCCAGCGCAAGGCGGGCGATCTGTATTTCGATAATGTCTGGAAGTATCTCGGCCGCCACGGCATCGATGCCTGGTGGTGCGATTCGACCGAGCCGACCACGGCCGACTGGGGCGGCGCCAAGCGCAACAAGGATGCCGACGACGCCAACATCCGCGTCCTGGCCGATACCGTCGGCGCGCAGTTCATGAACGCCTACGCGCTGGTCGATTCGCAAAGTTTTTTCCGCAACTGGCGCAAAACCGTGCCGAACCAGCGGCTGGTGAACCTGACGCGGTCGGGGTATGCGGGAAGCCAGGCGGTGGGCGCCGTGGTGTGGACCGGCGATATTTCGGCGAAGTGGCCGGTGCTCGCGCAGCAGATGGCCGCGCTCCAGAACGGCAGCGCGTCGGGCACGCCCTATGTCACCTTCGACATCGGCGGTTTTTTTGTCGATCGCAAGGAGCAATGGTTCTGGGATGGCGACTACAAGGGCGGCGTGGCCGACCTGGGCTACCGCGAGCTGTACACGCGCTGGCTGCAACTGGGAGTGTTTCTTCCCATGTTCCGCAGCCACGGGACCGACACCCCGCGCGAGCCCTGGCAGTTCGGCGAGCCGGGCACGCCGTTCTACGATGCCATCCTGCGGTTTATTGAACTGCGGTACCGGTTGCTGCCGCATATCTATTCGCAGGCCGGACTTGTGCATCTGCGGGACGCCTCCTTCATCCGCCCCGTGGCGTTCGCCTTCCCGGACGACCGGCGCACCCACGACCTGAAGTCGCAAATGCTGTTCGGCGAGGGCATGATGGTCAGCCCCGTGCTCGAACCGATGTATTACGGCGTGGGGTCGGCGCCGCTGGCAGGGCGGGACAAAACGCGCGAGGTCTATTTGCCGAAGGGCACATGGATCGACTTCTGGACCGGGCGCCGGCTCACGGGCGGCAAGAGCGTCGTGGTCGATGCGCCGATCGAACGCATGCCGCTGCATGTGCGCGCCGGCAGCGTGATTCCCCTGGGACCGGCGATGCAATATTCATCGGAGGACACGGACCCGGTGATCGAGTTGCGAGTCTATCCCGGCGCGGACGGCGAGTACACCTATTACGAAGATGCCGGCGACGGCTGGGGGTATGAGCGTGGCGAGTACGCGCTCACGGCCATGCGCTGGGACGACGCGGCGCGAAGACTGACGTTGCTCCGGCGCCAGGGCCGCTATCCGGGAATGAAGGAAACACGCCGGTTCAAGGTCGTCGTCGTCGGCCGCGCGGATGGCCGCGGCGCCGCACCGGCAGGCAAGGCGGCGAAACTGGTCGTCTACGAGGGCCGGACGGTCGTCGTCGATGCCCTGACGCGCTAG
- a CDS encoding polyprenyl synthetase family protein, whose translation MVTETLRFNGIKRELLGDPSETEIDDLRRELEERIRHFLPDSGGDPLTEAMRSAALSTGKRMRPLLLMLVARDLGCSSPALLDAACAVELVHAASLILDDMPCMDDAQLRRGKPTVHIQFGENVAILASVALLSRAFHILSQTQDISPLIRTRLVSALAETVGAQGLVRGQFEDLHGGHKRSVDDIATTNELKTGVLLGLSVEMAGIIAQADERVLQSLRSFAMAAGHAFQIKDDLLDVPGNDCALTGKDVGKDAGKATITATLGMEKTQRRLAAHLRDADDYLTDAVGSKQRTRLLVGNLFRKAGPVADLHAP comes from the coding sequence ATGGTTACGGAAACACTGCGGTTCAACGGCATCAAGCGGGAGCTGCTAGGGGACCCGTCGGAAACCGAGATCGATGACCTGCGCCGCGAGCTTGAGGAGCGCATCCGTCACTTTTTGCCCGACAGCGGCGGCGACCCGCTGACCGAAGCCATGCGTTCGGCGGCGCTGAGTACCGGCAAGCGCATGCGCCCTTTGTTGCTGATGCTGGTCGCGCGCGACCTCGGCTGCTCGTCGCCCGCGCTGCTCGACGCTGCCTGCGCGGTAGAACTGGTCCACGCGGCCTCCCTGATCCTTGACGACATGCCTTGCATGGACGACGCCCAGCTGCGGCGCGGCAAGCCCACCGTGCATATCCAGTTCGGCGAAAACGTCGCCATCCTGGCGTCGGTCGCCCTGCTCAGCCGCGCCTTCCATATTCTTTCCCAGACGCAAGATATCTCGCCATTGATCCGCACGCGGCTGGTGAGCGCGCTGGCCGAAACGGTCGGCGCGCAGGGACTGGTCCGGGGACAATTCGAGGATTTGCACGGCGGCCACAAACGCTCGGTCGACGACATCGCCACCACCAATGAACTCAAAACCGGCGTGCTGCTCGGCCTGTCCGTGGAGATGGCCGGCATCATCGCCCAGGCCGACGAACGGGTGCTGCAATCGCTGCGCTCCTTCGCCATGGCCGCAGGCCACGCGTTCCAGATCAAGGACGACCTGCTGGATGTCCCCGGCAACGACTGCGCGCTGACCGGCAAGGATGTCGGCAAGGACGCCGGCAAGGCGACCATCACCGCCACCCTCGGCATGGAAAAAACCCAGCGCCGCCTGGCCGCGCATCTGCGCGACGCCGACGACTACCTGACAGACGCCGTCGGCAGCAAGCAACGCACACGCCTTCTGGTCGGGAACCTGTTCCGCAAGGCCGGCCCGGTCGCCGATCTGCACGCGCCGTAG
- a CDS encoding glycosyltransferase, which translates to MAHFGVVAPAFYSHFNALSALALALIERGHQVTFLHRPDAAGWIPDARIGFHALGAGRYPPGSLAASLRLAANPGSPLGLRKVIVDMADTTDMLCRELPAAIEALRIDALLGDQMEAAAGLVAEALELPFVSVACALPVNREAGVPLPVMPFAFGTDERSLKMVEGSTRVYDWLMAPHRKVIERQARALGIPARGMLHECLSPLAQISQTVAAFDFPRHHLPANFHHVGPLRHVATGIPSPSGPRIDPMPAIADERPFIFASLGTLQGQRFALFKRIARACRDLNVQLLVAHCGGLNPQQALAVERAGPTGATTVCAFAPQQAVLARADAVVSHAGLNTAMDAVAARTPILALPIAFDQPGVAARICHAGIGLRASPRLAGAAQLGRHLRRLLDEPEYGRRLAALSDQLVQAGGTPRAADIVETALNLNRHDDSDARRVASGLA; encoded by the coding sequence ATGGCCCATTTCGGCGTGGTCGCCCCGGCCTTCTACAGCCATTTCAACGCTTTGTCGGCGCTGGCGCTGGCGTTGATCGAGCGCGGACACCAGGTCACCTTCCTGCACCGGCCCGACGCCGCCGGCTGGATACCGGACGCCCGCATCGGCTTCCATGCGCTTGGCGCGGGGCGCTATCCGCCAGGCTCGCTGGCCGCCTCGCTGCGGCTCGCGGCCAATCCGGGCAGCCCTTTGGGACTGCGCAAGGTCATCGTCGATATGGCCGACACCACCGACATGCTGTGCCGCGAACTACCCGCCGCGATCGAAGCGCTGCGCATCGACGCCCTGCTCGGCGACCAGATGGAGGCGGCGGCCGGACTGGTGGCCGAGGCGCTGGAGCTGCCATTCGTATCGGTCGCGTGCGCGCTGCCGGTCAACCGCGAAGCGGGTGTCCCGCTGCCGGTGATGCCGTTCGCGTTCGGCACCGACGAGCGCTCGTTGAAGATGGTCGAAGGCAGCACCCGCGTCTACGACTGGCTCATGGCGCCGCACCGCAAGGTGATCGAGCGTCAAGCGCGCGCCCTGGGCATTCCGGCGCGCGGCATGCTGCACGAGTGCCTGTCGCCGCTGGCGCAGATCAGCCAGACGGTGGCGGCCTTCGACTTTCCGCGCCATCATTTGCCAGCGAATTTCCACCACGTCGGCCCTTTGCGGCATGTCGCCACCGGTATTCCGTCGCCGTCAGGCCCGCGCATCGATCCCATGCCGGCCATCGCCGATGAGCGCCCTTTCATCTTCGCCTCGCTGGGCACACTGCAAGGCCAGCGCTTTGCGCTGTTCAAGCGCATCGCGCGCGCGTGCCGGGATCTGAATGTCCAACTGCTGGTCGCCCATTGTGGAGGGCTGAACCCGCAACAGGCGCTGGCCGTCGAACGCGCCGGGCCCACGGGAGCGACGACTGTCTGCGCGTTCGCACCCCAGCAGGCGGTGCTGGCACGCGCGGACGCCGTGGTCTCCCACGCGGGGCTGAACACGGCGATGGACGCGGTCGCCGCACGCACGCCGATACTGGCGCTGCCGATCGCCTTCGACCAGCCGGGCGTGGCGGCGCGCATCTGCCATGCGGGCATCGGCCTGCGCGCGTCGCCGCGCCTCGCCGGCGCGGCCCAACTGGGCAGGCACTTGCGGCGGCTGCTCGATGAACCGGAATACGGGCGGCGGCTTGCCGCACTGTCGGACCAGCTGGTGCAAGCCGGCGGCACGCCACGCGCCGCCGACATCGTCGAAACGGCGCTGAACCTGAACCGGCACGATGACAGCGATGCCCGCCGGGTAGCGAGCGGCCTCGCATGA